Proteins from a single region of Limosilactobacillus fermentum:
- the rpsI gene encoding 30S ribosomal protein S9, with product MAQQVQYSGTGRRKDATARVRLVPGSGNITMNGKAIEDYIPFANLRAIVNQPFAATKTEGQYDVLVNVNGGGFSGQAGATRHGIARALLTVDPDFRDALKKAGLLTRDPRMKERRKPGLKKARKASQFSKR from the coding sequence TTGGCTCAACAAGTACAATACAGTGGTACTGGACGTCGTAAGGATGCAACCGCACGCGTTCGCTTGGTACCTGGTTCTGGTAACATTACTATGAACGGCAAGGCAATCGAAGACTACATTCCGTTTGCCAACTTACGCGCCATCGTGAACCAACCATTTGCCGCTACTAAGACGGAAGGTCAATACGACGTCTTGGTAAACGTAAACGGTGGGGGCTTCTCTGGTCAAGCCGGTGCAACCCGTCACGGGATCGCCCGCGCTCTTTTGACCGTTGACCCTGACTTCCGCGATGCCCTGAAGAAGGCTGGTCTCTTAACCCGGGACCCACGGATGAAGGAACGTCGCAAGCCAGGTCTCAAGAAGGCCCGTAAGGCTTCTCAATTCAGCAAGCGTTAA
- the pcrA gene encoding DNA helicase PcrA codes for MVLGVQNQSMLEGMNDKQSEAVLTTEGPLLVMAGAGSGKTRVLTHRIAYLIEERHVLPWHILAITFTNKAAREMKERVAKLLGEAGNDVWVSTFHALCVRILRRDIEQLGYNRAFTIADTSEQRTLIKRICEEQNIDTKKFEPRQLLSAISNAKNAMEDPATFAKNHQRPFDRMVARVYEAYQKELERNQTLDFDDLIMKTIELFKKAPETLTYYQDKFHYIHVDEYQDTNDAQYELVHMLAEKYENICVVGDADQSIYGWRGANMNNILNFEHDYPNAHSVMLEQNYRSTQTILKAANEVIANNLERKDKNLWTENGAGEKISYYRAQNEHDEAQFIVKKIQEERAKHNYQYQDFAILYRTNAQSRVIEETFLKSTVPYTMVGGHRFYDRMEIRDLLAYLTLIVNPLDSMSFERVVNTPKRGIGMTSVERLREFAQESNLPLLAAAQNVQNANAISARTRNKIEEFGQLIAALQDEAKVLSITDLTDQVLERTGYLAELQKDKTLQGQTRRENLEEFKSVTAEYDRQHEDDEGMDHLQKLTDFLAGLALVSDQDDVDEAEPAVTLMTLHAAKGLEFPVIFLIGMEEGVFPLSRAMTDNKELEEERRLAYVGITRAKKKLYITNAFSRMLYGHIQRNRPSEFVEEITPELMQSENQNQGERSLSGRIAGGNSYAFKAATATTYRRPSDAGKRVAPKTNTGTGAEKKSWNTGDKVNHKKWGQGTVVSVNGTGENMELDIAFPQQGVKRLLASFAPITKVED; via the coding sequence ATGGTATTAGGCGTGCAGAACCAATCGATGTTAGAGGGAATGAACGATAAGCAAAGCGAGGCCGTGTTGACGACGGAAGGCCCCCTACTAGTAATGGCGGGGGCTGGTTCCGGTAAAACCCGGGTCCTGACCCACCGGATCGCTTACTTGATTGAGGAGCGTCACGTCTTGCCGTGGCACATCCTAGCAATCACCTTCACTAACAAGGCCGCCCGGGAAATGAAGGAGCGGGTCGCTAAGCTCCTAGGTGAGGCCGGCAACGACGTCTGGGTGTCGACCTTCCACGCCCTGTGCGTACGGATTTTACGTCGTGACATTGAACAGCTAGGCTACAACCGGGCCTTTACGATTGCCGACACCAGCGAACAACGGACGCTGATTAAGCGGATCTGCGAGGAACAAAACATCGACACCAAGAAGTTTGAACCCCGGCAACTGCTGTCGGCGATTTCAAACGCCAAGAATGCGATGGAGGATCCGGCCACCTTTGCTAAGAACCATCAACGCCCCTTTGACCGGATGGTGGCGCGCGTTTACGAAGCCTACCAAAAGGAACTGGAACGCAACCAGACCCTGGATTTTGACGACTTGATCATGAAGACGATCGAGCTCTTCAAAAAGGCGCCGGAAACTTTGACCTACTACCAAGATAAGTTCCACTACATCCACGTTGACGAGTACCAGGACACCAACGACGCCCAGTACGAATTGGTGCACATGCTGGCCGAAAAGTACGAAAACATCTGCGTGGTGGGGGATGCCGACCAGTCAATTTACGGCTGGCGGGGGGCCAACATGAACAACATCTTAAACTTTGAGCATGACTACCCTAACGCCCATTCCGTGATGTTGGAACAAAACTACCGCTCAACCCAAACGATCTTAAAGGCGGCCAACGAAGTGATCGCCAACAACTTGGAACGTAAGGACAAGAACCTCTGGACCGAAAACGGCGCCGGGGAAAAAATCTCCTATTACCGGGCCCAAAACGAGCACGATGAAGCGCAGTTCATTGTCAAAAAGATCCAAGAAGAACGGGCCAAGCACAACTACCAATACCAAGACTTCGCCATCCTTTACCGGACCAACGCCCAGTCGCGGGTGATTGAAGAAACTTTCCTAAAGTCGACGGTTCCTTACACGATGGTTGGTGGCCACCGCTTCTACGACCGGATGGAAATCCGCGACCTCTTGGCCTACCTGACCTTGATTGTCAACCCGTTGGACTCAATGTCCTTTGAACGGGTGGTCAACACCCCCAAGCGCGGGATTGGGATGACCTCCGTCGAACGGTTACGGGAGTTTGCTCAGGAGTCCAACTTGCCACTGCTGGCGGCGGCCCAAAACGTTCAAAACGCCAACGCCATCTCGGCACGGACCCGCAATAAGATCGAAGAATTTGGCCAGTTAATCGCCGCCTTACAAGACGAGGCCAAGGTGCTTTCGATCACCGATTTGACCGACCAGGTGCTGGAACGGACCGGCTACCTAGCCGAATTGCAGAAGGATAAAACCCTCCAGGGGCAAACCCGGCGGGAAAACCTGGAGGAATTTAAGTCGGTGACCGCCGAATACGACCGCCAACACGAAGACGATGAGGGAATGGACCACCTACAAAAGCTAACCGACTTCCTGGCCGGTTTAGCCCTGGTGTCCGACCAAGACGACGTCGATGAAGCGGAACCCGCCGTTACTTTGATGACCCTCCACGCCGCTAAGGGGTTGGAATTCCCGGTCATCTTCTTGATCGGGATGGAAGAAGGGGTCTTCCCGTTGTCCCGGGCCATGACCGACAACAAGGAATTAGAAGAAGAACGGCGCTTGGCTTACGTGGGGATCACCCGGGCTAAGAAGAAGCTTTACATCACCAACGCCTTTTCGCGGATGCTGTATGGTCACATCCAACGCAACCGGCCGTCGGAGTTTGTCGAGGAAATTACCCCCGAACTGATGCAATCAGAGAACCAAAATCAGGGTGAACGCTCGTTAAGCGGTCGGATCGCCGGGGGCAACTCCTACGCCTTTAAGGCCGCCACGGCCACCACTTACCGGCGCCCTTCTGATGCGGGGAAGCGGGTCGCCCCGAAGACCAACACCGGGACCGGGGCCGAAAAGAAGTCTTGGAACACCGGCGACAAGGTTAACCATAAGAAGTGGGGGCAAGGGACCGTGGTCTCCGTTAACGGAACCGGAGAAAACATGGAACTAGACATTGCCTTTCCACAGCAGGGGGTTAAGCGCCTCTTAGCAAGCTTTGCCCCAATCACCAAGGTGGAGGATTAA
- a CDS encoding xanthine phosphoribosyltransferase, with protein MKELEEKIRQFGTVLPGNVLKVDAFLNHQVDPVLMQHIGQEFAARFKDAKITKVWTVESSGIAPAVMTGLALGVPVIFARKHKSLTLNSGMYTADVYSYTKKTTNQISISKRYVDKTDRVLLIDDFLANGQAVEGMLQIADQAGVEVVGAGIVIEKCFQPGSAELAAKGVRVESLAKVSSLADGQVSFKQTEGED; from the coding sequence ATGAAAGAGCTAGAAGAAAAAATTCGTCAATTTGGAACTGTGTTACCCGGCAACGTCTTAAAGGTGGACGCCTTTTTGAACCACCAAGTCGACCCGGTTTTGATGCAACACATTGGCCAGGAATTCGCAGCCCGCTTTAAGGACGCTAAGATCACCAAGGTTTGGACGGTTGAATCCTCCGGGATTGCCCCCGCCGTGATGACCGGGTTAGCCCTGGGGGTACCAGTGATCTTTGCTAGAAAGCACAAGAGCTTAACCCTAAATTCCGGCATGTACACGGCCGATGTCTACTCGTACACCAAGAAGACGACCAACCAGATCTCGATTTCCAAGCGCTACGTGGATAAAACGGATCGGGTCTTGTTGATTGATGACTTCCTCGCCAACGGGCAAGCGGTAGAAGGGATGTTGCAAATCGCTGACCAAGCCGGGGTGGAAGTTGTTGGTGCCGGCATCGTGATCGAAAAGTGTTTCCAACCGGGGTCCGCTGAACTCGCTGCTAAGGGCGTTCGGGTTGAATCGCTAGCGAAGGTTTCGTCACTTGCGGATGGTCAGGTAAGCTTCAAACAAACGGAAGGGGAAGATTAA
- the rplM gene encoding 50S ribosomal protein L13 — MRTTYMAKPGQVDRKWYVVDAKGISLGRLASTVASILRGKNKPTFTPHVDTGDYVIVINAAEVKLTGKKATGKIYYRHSNHPGGLKQRTAGDFLAKDPEKMVEQTIKGMLPHTSLGRKMGMKLHVYAGESHNQAAQKPEVLDITNLI, encoded by the coding sequence GTGAGAACGACATACATGGCAAAACCTGGTCAAGTTGACCGTAAGTGGTACGTTGTTGATGCTAAGGGCATTTCCCTTGGTCGTTTGGCTTCTACTGTCGCATCTATTTTACGCGGTAAGAACAAGCCAACCTTCACTCCGCACGTTGACACCGGTGACTACGTGATCGTTATCAACGCCGCAGAAGTTAAGTTAACTGGTAAGAAGGCAACTGGGAAGATCTACTACCGTCACTCCAACCACCCGGGTGGTTTGAAGCAACGCACGGCCGGTGACTTCTTAGCTAAGGATCCTGAAAAGATGGTTGAACAAACTATCAAGGGGATGCTTCCTCACACCTCGCTTGGTCGGAAGATGGGGATGAAGCTGCACGTTTACGCTGGTGAAAGCCACAACCAAGCAGCTCAAAAGCCTGAAGTACTCGACATTACTAACTTAATCTAA
- a CDS encoding endonuclease/exonuclease/phosphatase family protein — MRILKRSALTLLAVITTLALVVGGYVLYMQHQYYRIPDHQKLTIGNNQAATLTTGKVYTATTYNVGFGAYNHQFSFFMDAGELKSGTKTRGKYGTARSKAVVLTDTKGVERVMQAQQADFMLFQEIDTNSTRSKHVNQVRMVENKFHGYGHVFANNFHSAFLMWPLTDPHGSVQSGLLTLSRYHIGSATRRQYPVTNSFISKFTDLDRCFAVTTIPVTNGKQLLLINSHMSAYDKGGKMRKAQMKLLNAVIERAYLASNYVIVGGNYNHALGKDMLTHFASQEKVPDWVSVLDQSMVAKGFTMVKAQNRETVPTVRSTDLAYRSGVNYLTVCDGFLVSNNVTATATNINTDFDYADHNPVKLTFILK, encoded by the coding sequence ATGCGGATTTTAAAGAGGAGCGCCCTGACCTTGCTGGCGGTAATCACCACCCTAGCACTAGTGGTCGGGGGCTACGTTTTATACATGCAACACCAATACTACCGGATTCCCGACCACCAGAAACTAACGATCGGCAACAATCAAGCAGCCACCCTAACGACCGGTAAGGTCTACACCGCCACTACTTACAACGTCGGTTTTGGGGCCTACAACCACCAGTTTAGTTTCTTCATGGACGCCGGCGAGCTTAAAAGCGGCACCAAGACACGGGGCAAGTACGGGACCGCCCGCTCCAAGGCGGTAGTTTTAACCGATACTAAGGGCGTTGAAAGGGTCATGCAAGCCCAACAAGCCGACTTCATGCTCTTTCAAGAGATTGACACCAATTCGACCCGCTCCAAGCACGTCAACCAGGTCAGGATGGTTGAAAATAAGTTCCACGGTTACGGTCACGTCTTTGCCAATAACTTCCACTCGGCCTTTTTAATGTGGCCACTCACCGACCCACACGGTAGCGTTCAATCGGGCCTTTTAACGCTGAGTCGTTACCACATTGGCAGTGCTACCCGGCGCCAGTACCCAGTCACCAACAGCTTTATCTCCAAGTTTACCGACCTGGATCGCTGTTTTGCCGTCACCACCATCCCGGTCACTAACGGCAAGCAACTACTTTTAATCAACAGCCACATGTCCGCCTACGACAAGGGCGGTAAGATGCGTAAGGCCCAGATGAAACTTTTAAACGCCGTCATTGAACGGGCATACTTAGCCAGCAACTACGTGATCGTCGGCGGTAACTACAATCACGCCCTGGGCAAGGACATGCTAACCCACTTCGCCAGCCAAGAAAAAGTGCCCGACTGGGTCTCCGTCTTGGACCAAAGCATGGTCGCCAAGGGCTTCACCATGGTCAAGGCCCAAAACCGCGAAACGGTGCCGACCGTTCGTTCCACCGACCTTGCCTATCGCTCCGGCGTCAACTACCTGACCGTTTGTGACGGCTTCTTGGTTTCTAACAACGTCACGGCAACCGCCACTAACATCAACACCGACTTTGACTACGCCGACCACAACCCGGTCAAGTTAACTTTTATCCTCAAGTAA
- a CDS encoding ATP-grasp domain-containing protein, translated as MAGQNLLSQGKTLGIIGLTQKDWPLLVAAKKLGLNVGAYVDHSQPQLTKLADFTIVGNYRDRDKLTEFGQNSDLVIYASSLIAPVAINYLTNFTQVPQGVAALEIVQDRLMERAFLDEINVNVSPYVTVISLDDVYQSIDSIGYPAVLKPIQRGLGEQSLRINHQSDIAYGDDYIQGGAYLLESWIDHNTEYSLTVATDGETVVAYPLVEEFFNEDRELIEATTPTEVPDAMRDEMVRIATEIAKKLGYRGVITVRFYATAAGALYVNSFDLEPTISGNIFDEVAGVNQYEQMLRVIGGMAIHELHQLQPAVLVPLYDNQLASATRQQVLKENWKFRFFPADTTRTKGVKGLVWVTGGPDALLSDLLNQVDTTEILRPKTSPTQPAPEEE; from the coding sequence ATGGCGGGACAAAACCTTTTGTCCCAGGGGAAGACCCTGGGCATCATCGGCCTAACCCAAAAGGACTGGCCGCTGTTGGTGGCGGCCAAAAAACTGGGGTTAAACGTGGGCGCTTACGTTGATCACTCCCAACCCCAACTAACCAAGCTGGCCGATTTTACGATTGTTGGCAACTACCGTGACCGTGACAAGCTGACCGAATTTGGCCAAAACAGCGACCTGGTCATTTACGCCAGCTCCCTAATTGCCCCGGTTGCCATCAACTACCTGACCAACTTTACCCAGGTTCCCCAAGGGGTTGCGGCCTTGGAAATCGTCCAGGATCGCTTGATGGAGCGGGCCTTTTTGGATGAAATTAACGTCAACGTGTCCCCTTACGTCACGGTGATTTCACTTGATGACGTTTACCAATCGATTGACTCGATTGGCTACCCGGCGGTACTCAAACCCATCCAACGGGGGTTGGGCGAACAGAGCCTGCGGATCAATCACCAATCAGACATTGCCTATGGTGACGACTACATTCAAGGTGGGGCTTACCTACTGGAATCCTGGATTGACCACAATACCGAGTACAGTCTGACGGTGGCCACGGACGGGGAAACGGTGGTTGCTTACCCGCTGGTTGAAGAGTTTTTCAACGAGGACCGGGAGCTAATTGAGGCCACCACCCCAACCGAAGTTCCGGATGCTATGCGCGACGAAATGGTCCGGATCGCCACCGAAATTGCCAAGAAGCTGGGCTACCGTGGTGTGATCACCGTCCGTTTTTACGCAACGGCTGCCGGAGCGTTGTACGTGAATTCCTTTGACCTGGAGCCAACCATCTCCGGGAACATCTTTGACGAGGTGGCCGGGGTAAACCAATACGAACAAATGCTGCGGGTGATCGGGGGAATGGCGATCCACGAACTCCACCAGCTGCAGCCGGCCGTGTTAGTGCCACTCTACGATAACCAATTAGCCTCCGCTACTAGGCAGCAGGTCCTAAAGGAAAACTGGAAGTTCCGCTTCTTCCCGGCCGACACGACTAGGACGAAGGGCGTGAAGGGGTTAGTTTGGGTGACTGGTGGCCCAGACGCCTTGCTCAGCGACCTGTTAAATCAGGTTGACACAACCGAAATCTTGCGGCCGAAAACGTCGCCAACGCAACCAGCACCGGAAGAAGAATAG
- a CDS encoding (S)-acetoin forming diacetyl reductase, protein MSKKVALVTGAGQGIGEAIAKRLAKDGFAVALVARHADALEKVKQEIEAEGGQALVVTADVAKRDEVFAAVEKTVAELGDFNVIVNNAGVAPTTPIDTVTPEDLDYVYSINVGGVIWGTQAAHAAFKKLGHPGKIINATSQAGVVGNPNLTVYSSSKFAIRGITQVTARELAEEGTTVNAFAPGIVKTPMMYDIAHKVGQNAGKDDEWGMQTFAKDIALKRLSEASDVANAVAFLAGPDSDYITGQTLEVDGGMQFH, encoded by the coding sequence ATGTCAAAGAAAGTTGCTTTAGTTACTGGTGCCGGCCAAGGGATCGGGGAAGCCATTGCCAAGCGTTTAGCCAAGGACGGTTTTGCCGTTGCCTTAGTGGCTCGCCACGCCGACGCCTTAGAAAAGGTGAAGCAAGAAATTGAAGCCGAGGGTGGTCAAGCCCTGGTGGTAACTGCCGACGTTGCCAAGCGTGACGAAGTCTTTGCAGCCGTTGAGAAGACTGTGGCAGAATTAGGTGACTTCAACGTGATCGTTAACAATGCCGGGGTAGCCCCGACCACGCCGATCGACACGGTGACGCCAGAAGACCTTGATTACGTCTACTCAATTAACGTTGGGGGCGTGATTTGGGGGACCCAAGCGGCCCACGCCGCCTTCAAGAAGTTGGGGCACCCGGGTAAGATCATCAACGCCACTTCCCAAGCCGGGGTGGTGGGGAACCCGAACCTGACCGTTTACTCCAGTTCTAAGTTTGCCATCCGCGGGATTACCCAAGTAACCGCCCGTGAACTAGCCGAAGAAGGCACGACCGTCAACGCCTTTGCCCCGGGGATCGTGAAGACCCCAATGATGTACGACATCGCTCACAAGGTTGGCCAAAACGCCGGTAAGGACGATGAATGGGGGATGCAAACCTTCGCTAAGGATATCGCCTTAAAGCGCCTGTCTGAAGCGTCTGACGTTGCTAACGCCGTCGCCTTCTTGGCTGGTCCAGATTCTGATTACATCACCGGTCAAACCCTAGAAGTCGACGGTGGGATGCAATTCCACTAA
- a CDS encoding glycoside hydrolase family 73 protein, producing MAKRRRRTKKGAKKSLWLVAVLIILIGLMGSYVGYHLYQRHVQEQIIEKQQNAKKLFIKEIAPEAQAMQKQYHVMASITMAQAILESDWGTSELSAKYHNLFGIKGTGANSKLLSTKEYVNGQWVVIKGRFKVYSSWNDSIADHTKLMLNGTDTNQQNYQNVINATTYQQAAVALQDAGYATDPDYASKLINVIKSYNLHKYDE from the coding sequence GTGGCTAAGCGAAGGAGACGGACAAAGAAGGGGGCTAAAAAGTCCCTCTGGCTGGTCGCCGTCCTGATTATTTTAATTGGGTTAATGGGGAGTTACGTGGGCTATCACTTGTACCAGCGCCACGTCCAGGAACAAATCATTGAAAAGCAGCAAAACGCCAAGAAGTTGTTCATTAAAGAAATTGCCCCCGAGGCCCAGGCGATGCAAAAGCAGTACCACGTGATGGCCTCGATTACGATGGCCCAAGCAATCTTGGAGTCGGACTGGGGGACGTCGGAACTCTCCGCTAAGTACCATAACCTATTTGGGATTAAGGGAACCGGGGCAAACTCCAAGTTGCTCTCAACCAAGGAATACGTTAATGGACAGTGGGTAGTGATCAAGGGACGCTTTAAGGTCTACAGTTCCTGGAACGATTCAATTGCCGACCACACTAAATTGATGCTTAACGGGACCGACACCAATCAGCAAAACTACCAAAACGTGATTAACGCCACCACCTATCAACAGGCCGCCGTGGCCCTTCAGGATGCGGGGTACGCAACTGATCCCGATTACGCTTCCAAGTTAATCAACGTCATTAAGTCTTATAACCTCCACAAGTATGATGAGTAA